From the Vulpes lagopus strain Blue_001 chromosome 22, ASM1834538v1, whole genome shotgun sequence genome, one window contains:
- the NABP1 gene encoding SOSS complex subunit B2 isoform X2: protein MNGVSDPPLFIKDIKPGLKNLNVVFIVLEIGRVTKTKDGHEVRSCKVADKTGSITISVWDEIGGLIQPGDIIRLTRGYASMWKGCLTLYTGRGGELQKIGEFCMVYSEVPNFSEPNPDYRGQQSRGEMGFKVAQNQGDANFHMLVEAMAGDLQIHSYKELLIIRQS from the exons ATGAATGGGGTCAGCGACCCCCCTCTCTTTATAAAAGACATTAAGCCCGGACTGAAAAACTTAAATGTCGTCTTTATTGTCCTGGAGATAG GACGCGTGACCAAAACCAAAGACGGCCACGAAGTGAGATCCTGCAAAGTAGCAGATAAAACGGGCAGCATCACGATCTCCGTGTGGGACGAGATCGGAGGGCTCATACAGCCCGGGGATATCATCCGGTTGACCCGAGG gtaTGCATCCATGTGGAAAGGGTGTTTGACACTTTATACTGGAAGGGGTGGAGAACTTCAGAAAATTGGGGA attttgtatGGTTTATTCAGAAGTGCCAAATTTCAGTGAACCCAACCCAGACTATCGAGGACAACAGAGCAGAGGG gaAATGGGGTTCAAAGTGGCCCAGAATCAAGGGGATGCCAATTTTCATATGCTGGTAGAAGCAATGGCCGGGGACCTACAAATCCACAGCTACAAGGAACTGCTAATAATCAGACAGTCATGA
- the NABP1 gene encoding SOSS complex subunit B2 isoform X1: protein MNGVSDPPLFIKDIKPGLKNLNVVFIVLEIGRVTKTKDGHEVRSCKVADKTGSITISVWDEIGGLIQPGDIIRLTRGYASMWKGCLTLYTGRGGELQKIGEFCMVYSEVPNFSEPNPDYRGQQSRGAHNEQKSNSMNNNMGTGTFGPVGNGVQSGPESRGCQFSYAGRSNGRGPTNPQLQGTANNQTVMTTISNGRDPRRAFKR from the exons ATGAATGGGGTCAGCGACCCCCCTCTCTTTATAAAAGACATTAAGCCCGGACTGAAAAACTTAAATGTCGTCTTTATTGTCCTGGAGATAG GACGCGTGACCAAAACCAAAGACGGCCACGAAGTGAGATCCTGCAAAGTAGCAGATAAAACGGGCAGCATCACGATCTCCGTGTGGGACGAGATCGGAGGGCTCATACAGCCCGGGGATATCATCCGGTTGACCCGAGG gtaTGCATCCATGTGGAAAGGGTGTTTGACACTTTATACTGGAAGGGGTGGAGAACTTCAGAAAATTGGGGA attttgtatGGTTTATTCAGAAGTGCCAAATTTCAGTGAACCCAACCCAGACTATCGAGGACAACAGAGCAGAGGG gCACACAATGAACAGAAGAGTAATTCCATGAATAATAATATGGGTACAGGTACATTTGGACCAgtgg gaAATGGGGTTCAAAGTGGCCCAGAATCAAGGGGATGCCAATTTTCATATGCTGGTAGAAGCAATGGCCGGGGACCTACAAATCCACAGCTACAAGGAACTGCTAATAATCAGACAGTCATGACCACAATAAGTAATGGCAGGGACCCTCGGAGAGCCTTTAAAAGATGA